The proteins below come from a single Mytilus edulis chromosome 5, xbMytEdul2.2, whole genome shotgun sequence genomic window:
- the LOC139523096 gene encoding SH3 and PX domain-containing protein 2B-like, giving the protein MTSFQDDELVVCNLAVSSAEVSGFVEDKSKRGKEFLFIVDVLWSDGRSCCVRRSYQDFLEFRKRLIVRNKKLTDLPKLPDSTVIQMFKWDKTSIAEERESQLHLFVKKLIDGNPLIVSLPLVLNFFEPRPTDPIPYKHHSDGEEDEDDPFSEEVFDCKWMKQKK; this is encoded by the exons ATGACTTCATTCCAAGATGACGAACTGGTTGTATGTAACTTAGCTGTGTCGTCTGCTGAAGTTTCTGGTTTTGTGGAGGATAAATCAAAAAGAGGGAAAgagtttttgtttattgttgatgtATTATGGTCAGATGGACGTTCGTGTTGTGTAAGACGAAGTTATCAAGACTTTCTAGAATTTAGAAAGAGATTAATCGTACGGAATAAGAAATTGACAGATCTTCCAAAATTACCTG attcgactgtcatacaaatgtttaaatggGACAAGACAAGTATTGCCGAAGAAAGAGAATCGCAGCTacatttatttgtgaaaaaacTGATTGATGGCAATCCACTG ATCGTCAGTTTGCCATTGGTGTTGAATTTCTTTGAACCTCGACCTACAGACCCCATTCCTTATAAACACCATTCTGACGGGGAGGAAGATGAAGATGATCCATTTTCAGAGGAAGTGTTTGATTGCAAATGGATGAAACAGAAAAAATGA